TCTTTCATCTTCAGCCGTTGCTACTTTTTCTTTTACGGTTGTAAAAAATGAGCAAGTTCGCATTCATGATATTCAAGGTGCATCACATATTTCTCCTTATAATGGGAAAAAAGTACGAAATGTAGAAGGTATTGTAACAGCGCTAGATAAGAATGGATTTTATATGCAAGACTCGCAGCCTGATAATGATCCTGCAACTTCAGAAGGGATTTATGTATATAAAAAAGAGGCAAATGTAGCTGCCGGAGATCTTGTTCAAATTGATGGAGAAGTCGAAGAGTTCATTGGATCTGGATATGCTGACAGATTTGATACAGATTTATCCATCACAGAAATTAAAGCAAGCAATATTGCTGTGAAAGCAAATAATCAACAATTGCCATCTGCGATTGTATTAGGTGAAAATGGCGTAAAGATTCCTGATCAAATTATTGATAATGATGCATTTGGTGTATTCGATCCAAATGAGGATGCAATTGACTTTTATGAGAGTTTAGAAGGTATGCGTGTTACAATGCCGACTCCTCAAATTGTTGGACCGCAGAAAAATGGGAATTTATATGTAACAATTGCAAATGGTGGAGATAAAGTAACTACGAAATATGGAACGCCGTTATTAGGCGAGAACCAATTCAATCCAGAGCGTCTATCTTTAAAAGTACCTCGTGATTATGTAGCGAAAGCAGGAGACAAGTTTACTGGAGATATAACAGGTGTAGTCGGGTATGACTATGGTGCGTATCGAATTTCACCAGTAACAGAATTACCATCAGTAACAGATGGTGGATTTAAACAAGTAGGGGCAAATATTCAGCCTCGCCTTGGAAAATTAACAGTAGCAACATATAACATTGAAAACTTTTCAGCGAATGCAAAAGAAACATCTGATGAAAAGGTAAAAGCAATTGCTTATTCTATTAAATATAATTTAAAGATGCCAGATATTATTGGTGTACAAGAAATGCAAGATAATAATGGATCAATCAATGATGGAACAACAGATGCTTCATTAAGTGCAAAGCGTATTATTGATGCGGTACAAGAGATTCGCGGGCCAAAATATGAATATGTAGAAGTTGCTCCGCAAAATAATCAAGATGGAGGAGCGCCAGGAGCGAACATTCGCGTTGGTTTCTTCTATAATCCATCACGTGTGAAATTGGCAGATAAGCCAAAGCTGTTAGAAACAAATCCAACGCGCATAGGACAAGAAAATTCGCTGTTTGATAATACTCGTAAACCGTTAGCTGCGGAGTTTACATTCCAAGGACAAAATATCGTCGTTGTTTCAAATCACTTAAATTCAAAACTTGGTGATGCGACGCCGTTTGGGAAAATTCAACCACTTGTATTAAAGAGTGAAGAGAAACGAATTCAGCTTGCACAAGAAGCAAATAATTTTGTAAAAGAAATTCAAAAACGAGATGTGAATGCACCAGTTGTTATAGTTGGTGATATGAATGACTTCGAATTCTCGAAACCACTGCAAGCATTAAAAGCAGAAAACATGCAAGATATGTTAGAAACGGTTTCGAAAGAAAATCGTTACACGTATATTCATGACGGAAATGCACAAGTATTAGATCATATTTTAGTAACGAATAATATTGCACCGCATACAGTTGTCGATCCGGTACATTTAAATTCAAACATTATGAAAGAACATGGCCGTGTAAGTGACCATGATCCAGTGCTTGCGCAAATTGATTTAAAAAAAGCTTCCTAAGTATAAATATCCCTCAGCATAATTGCTGAGGGATATTTTACATTACATACTAACTGATTTTTGAATCGATTTTTTACATCGCATTCTTTTTTGAAGTCTCCGCATATATTTCTTCCGATCTTTCTGTACACCTTTCATATACATAAATAAACTGATTCCAAAAAATAAGGTGCATTGCATGATTAAAATGTAAGGCGACATTCCTTGGAGCGGCTGTTTTGGGTCGTATAAATGAATAGGTGCTCCTCCAATCGTAGGGAATACGATATTTAAAACAACATATGGTAGAGAGGTTATAGCAAAAGGGAATAGAATTGCCATGTAATCTTTTCTGGACCATATGGATGCAGAGAGACCCAATACCGCCATAAGACCAGCAAACAAGAAATTAATCCCAATATATAGGGAAATATAAGTAATTGGAGAAGAGAAATACAATGATGCAAACATACCGTTGTCTTTTATAATACTTAAGGCGGGTGTAGGAATACCATCTTGGATTGTCAGCTTACAAAAAAGCAATGAAAATACGAATGGGAGAATATAAAGAAGCCCCCCGCTTAGGAAGGTAACGATATATTTCGTACATACATAGGGAAAAAAGGGAACTTCTTTACTTACAAATGATTTAAATTTATCAGCTTGATCAGAGTTGTAGCTTGTACTAAAAGGGAGTGCTGCTAGTACAGGCATTAAAAGCAAATACACATCCATTTCATCATCACGAAAGCCAATCCATTTATAAGCCGTTGCTAAAAGCTCGTCAGGTACCCCTCCTAAATATTTTAAAATATAGAAATAATGATAAATTGAAACAAGAATCAACCAACTAAACAAGAGAGTGAGAGAAATCTTATTTAAAAAGGCTTGTTTTATATGTAAGCTAAGTGCACGTATCATGATTGAAAGAGCCCCCACTATTTTTAATAAATATATCTATGTTTTATATTACTACTAATTGTAAAAAATTTCTTGTTTTTTCAATTGATAATTTGAAAAAGAGGGAAAATTCATAAAAGATATTGTTTTTGTTGCTTAATATTTGCTAATGGATTTTACTATGTTTCTTTACCTTTTCATTTTCTCCCTTTTTTTGATACACTATGACAGTAGTATCTTAAATAAAGGTCGATGTATAGATTTAAATGTTTTATACTTGGAAATAAATAAAAAGAGAACTTGTAAACAATGGAAAACCGTGATAATATCAAAAATGTACTAATTGACCGGATTATCCAATTGGTCATTTTTGGAGGTGAAGATGTGGCTGTCGATCGAAAACGTTCTATTATTGAAGCTGCAACAAAATCTTTCTCAGCATTTGGTTATAAGGCGACAACAATGGATCAAGTCGCAAAATTAGCGAATGTAGGGAAAGGAACAATTTATACTTTTTTCAAAAATAAAGAAGAATTATTTGGCGAAATTATTTCTAATTTAATTACTGAAATGAAGCAAGTTGCAAAAGAAGCAATTCGTCCAGATGTTTCATTTTTTGAAAATGTACATAGAGCATTATATAACATCTTAGAATTTAGAAAAGAACATCAGCTCATGATTAAACTGATTCAAGAAGAGCGAGATATGGGAACAAAAGAAGTACAAGATGTTATGCAACAAGTAGATGTTGAAATTGTATCTGTTATTCAATCTTATTTAGAAATTGCGATTGAAAAAGGTGAAATTAGTAAGTGTGATCCAGAAATTACCGCGTTTATCATGCTTCGGTTATATGTATCACTTATTTTCGATTGGGAAAAGAATCATGAACCATTAGAAAAGGAAAGAATTGCAGAATTATTTGAACTTTATTTGTTAAAGGGATTGTCAAACTAAGATAATCCTTTTATTATAGTTAAAAATGACCAATTGAACAAATCGGTCATAAGTCCAAAAGGGGGAAGTAGAGAAAAAATCAGATTACGTATGTAAGGCTGTGAAAAGATAATTTTTGAATACGTTCACGTTGACCAAATGAATTTAATAGTCATTCAAAATAAAAAGGTGCATAGAGTATAGAGATAAGGTGAAACGTTAATCAGTAGGTGCGCTTCATCCCCGGCTAATTATTAACGCTCACTAATCGGTCTTTTATGGAAAGTTGATTCCACGGAGGTCTTACTGTCCGCAAATAGCGGGATAAAAGTTAGGGTTAGGTAATATGTAGAACAGGATGTAACCTTTTTATTTACTCTAAAATGACTGATTGAACATTTCGGTCATAAACGAAGAGGAGGAAAACGAATGAGAGGATTTACGTTGCTTGGTAAGGAATTTACGGAAATTATAAAAAGCAAAAAAATCTTAATACCTATTATTGCTGTTTTATTTGTACCCATTTTATATGCTGGTATGTTTTTATTGGCCTTTTGGGATCCGTATGAACAGTTAGACGATTTACCAGTTGCGGTAGTTAATTTGGATAAGGGCGCAGTATTTGACGGAAAACCAATTGAGGTTGGTAAAGGGCTAGTAGATAAGTTAAAAGATAAAAAAAGCTTTAAATGGGAGTTTGTTAGTGAAAAAACAGCAAGAGAGGGAATGGAAAATCGAAAATATTATATGTTAGTTCGGATTCCAGAAAATTTCTCAGACAATGCGACAACGCTGTTAAAAGAAAATCCAAGACCATTAAACTTAGAATATATTCCAAACGAAAGCTTGAACTTCTTATCTTCACAAATCGGCGGAACAGCTATTGAAAAAATTAAAGGTGAAGTATCTAATACGTTAACAAAAACGTATGCAGAGAAAATGTTTGATTCTATAAAAGATGTTTCCAAAGGGTTTACTGATGCAAAAGATGGAGCAAATAAGCTGCATGATGGGGCTGGGGAGTTGCAGGATGGTTCTGGCAAGGTAACAGATGGTTTGCATACGCTGCAAGGGAAGTCTGGTGAGATGACAGCTGGTATTCATAAATTGCTAGATGGTTCAGGGAAAGTAATGAATGGTTTAAATACGTTAAATGGAAAAACTGGTGAAATGCAGAGTGGAATTGGAAAATTACTAGATGGATCTGGTCAAGTAACAAACGGTTTAAATACGTTAATCAGTAAGTCAGGTGAAATGCAAAATGGTATTGGAGAATTGTCAAATGGTTCTTCGGAAATATATCAAAACTTACAATTGCTAGCTAGTAAGTCGTTAGTATTTAATAATGGTTTACAAAAAGCTTCTGATGGAGCTGCTAAGTTGCAAACAGGAGCGGATAAATTAGAAGCAGGTCTTGGTCAGCTTCAAGATGGTCACGGAAAGTTAGCAGCAGGCGTACAAGATATTCAAAAAGGTGCGAATGATTTAAAAGGTGGTTTACAGGAATCATTAGCTGGTGTAACCGATATGCAAAATAAATTACCAGAGCTAACACATGGATCTGAACAAATTAGTAAGGGAGCCAATGAACTGGAACAAGGTGTATCACAGTGGAAAGCAAACGCAGATAGTCTATATACTAAGGCTAGTCAGACTGCAGATGGTGCCAAACAAGTGGATGATGGTTTAGCAGTATTGAATGAAAAAATTAAAAGTTTACCTGAAGAATCTAGAAAACAATTAGAACCTGTTATGGAGGAGCTAACAGCGGGGAGTAAAAAAGTTGTAGGTGGCACAGGCGGAATTGCAGAAGGTACAAAAGGACTTGCAGGTCAAGAGGGTGCGGGGAAAATTCAAGTAGGTGCGCAAAAACTTGCTGATGGTGCAAATGACCTTCAAAATGGTCAAGTTTTACTGAAAAATGGTGTTGATAAACTAAAAGGTGGTCAACAACAGCTTGCTGAAGGAGCAAACAAATTGGCAAATGGATTGTCATATCCAAAAACTGGGTTTGTTGCTAGATTCCAAACATTCGGTGAAAAATTAGGAGAAGCGAAGAATGGTGCTAGTGAATTAGCAGGAGGAAGTAAGCAATTAAATAGTGGTATAAGCGAGTTAGCGGGTGGTAGTCCACAATTAGTTGATGGTGTTAATCAATTAACAGAAGGAGCTGGTAAATTAAACGGTGGTTTAGGTAAATTATCTACCGGTTCAGGCCAGTTAATCGATGGTGTTAATCAATTAGCAAATGGCTCTAATCAAGTAACAGGCGGACTAGGTACCTTATCGGCTGGAGCTAACCAAATGGCTGGGGGAGTAGGTCAGTTAGCGGATGGTTCCGGTCAAGTAACCAATGGCTTAGGCGCATTATCAAGTGGAGCAGGACAATTAGTTGATGGAGTAAATAAACTAGCAGATGGCTCCGGAAAAGTAACAGATGGATTAGTAAAAGTAAATGATGGATCAGGTGAACTCGCTACAAAACTCGGCGAGGGGGCTGAGAAAACAGGTAAAGTAAAAGGAACGAATAAAACATATAATATGTTTGCAGATCCTGTGAAAGTACAAACTGAGAAAATGGCAGAGGTTCCAAACTACGGAACAGGATTTACACCATATTTCTTATCTCTAGGTTTATTTGTTGGGGCACTTTTATTATCGATTGTGTATCCATTACGTGATACAGTTGGTGTTCCAAAATCAGGATTTAGCTGGTTTATTAGTAAATTTGGTGTTTTATTATCAGTGGGTATTATTCAGGCTTTAGTAGCAGATTTAGTGCTATTGCTAGGGTTAGGTGTGGAAGTACAGAGTGTTCCATATTTCATTCTGTTTAGTATTCTTACAAGCTTAGCATTTATTGCGTTAATTCAATGCTTAGTAACAGCTTTTGGAGATGCAGGACGTTTTATTGCGATTTTAACATTAATTATGCAGTTAACAACAAGCGCAGGTACATTCCCACTTGAGTTAATCCCGAAATTTTTACAACACTTTAATGCGTGGTTACCAATGACATATTCTGTATCCGGATTTAAAGCAGTTGTATCAAGTGGAGACTTCGGATTTATGTGGCAAAATGCAGGGATATTAATGATCTTTATTGTTATATTATCACTTGGAACAATTGGTTCGTTGACTTGGATGCATAAGCGACAATTTCGGAATTTAGTAGAAGAAAAATCGATAGAAGCCTAGGGGAGTGATCCTCTAGGTTTTTTATTAAACAGTATCATGAAGATTTTTGTACAATTAGAAGAGAATTCATCATTCATGGATTTATGGATCGGAATAAAAGTATGTATCATGTAAATGTCAAGGAAGCGTGGAATAAGTGGGGGGATTTATAGATTATAGAAAAACATACTAATCCTAGTATGTTTCTTTGTGTTACCAAGTTTCACATAATGTACAAAAAATAACCATTTACACTATGGTAATATTAATAATGTAATCATATTAATTTAGAACGTAATGGAGATGATACAATATGACGACATATTTTATAGTTATGTTAATTATTCTCGGTGGTCTTAAAATAATAGTGACGTGCCTTCCAAGCTCTGTTGTGAAGTCGCTTTCCAGCAAATTTGAATTGCATCCAAAACTTAGTGATGCGGCTGTCACTGTAACCATCGACGGAAAGCAATTAGAAGGTAAAGATAAAATTCAAATTATTGATCAATTTAATGAAGCGATATTTTTAGAGAAATATTATTTTCCGCCACAGAGCAGTGGGACTCCAGTAGTTATTAATACGAAAAAAGGAAAAACCGATGTTCGTTTTTCTGTGTACAGTTACGACGATCACGTTGATGTAATCAAACAATACAAGAAAAAAGTAGTCGGGTATAGTCTGCGTTCCAAAGGCCTTCAAAACCGTTCTATGTTAGTAACTGAGGACTTAGCCTAAAAGGATTGGTACTGTCTGTTAATGCGGGATAAATCAGGTTAAATTAATTTGAAAATAATCTTTAAGTAAGTGTACTAGTTTACTTCTGTTCCAGATCAAAAAGAGGATTCCTAAAATATAGGGAATCCTTTTTCTTATTCACCAGGAGTTCTTTTAAATTAATAAGTAACTATATCTCTAGTAATAAAGTATCACTTATTTTAGAATAATATGCTGCTCCAGCCTTTCCTTCTGATGAAGGTGGTGAGAGAAATGCATATAAATCAATTGAAACCACTCTACAGCATTTAAGTACCCAAGTCCTGGATGTGCCACTTTATAATTGGCTAGAATTGAAGGGAGTTGTGGCTTAATCCCTTTCATTTTCTCAATGATCTGTAACAATGCTTGTTTAATTTCCTCTTTATCTGTAAGATTTTCAGGCGTGTATCCTGGGCGATCAGGTATTTTTATTTGTACTGGAGGGAAAGCACCCATTGCATATATTTTTTCACCCATTTCTGTTTTCTTACCATCTATAGTTGCAGAATCAGTTGTACACTTTGCAATGGCATCTAATTGCATATTTGAAGCTGTAAGTAAGTGATTATACATTTGTCCAAGAGACCATTCGTCTTCGGAAGGTTTTCTTCTCAATTGTTCAAGGGAGTATTTCTCTAATTCTTTTATGTAATACATTGCTACACTTTCAAATTTCTCTAAAATGACATTTGGATTCATAGGATTAGCTCCTTTTCTTTTATAAAATGTGGTTCTTAAGGATCACTATAAACGAGTGATGTTGACACCATTATGTCAGCAGTGAAAGAAAAAATTACATTTGTAGCATTTTCTTTGCTTCTTCTCGAAGTTTCTCAGAAAGAATAGTCGGTTCTAGCACTTTTACTTGGCTTCCCCAGCTCAATACCCATGGAAATACTTCATCTATACTTCTTGATGTTAGAAGCACATGAAAGCCATCATCTTTTTGTTCATAGGAATCTATAAAAAAGTAGCGAGACTCAATAATTTTGTGTGCAATATGGGATGGAAATAATAAATGAATGATAATGGTTCGATTATTTTCAGGTTGATAGTCTGGTAAATAAAAGTTCTCCGGTTTAGTAAAGAACGTTTGCTCTTGCTGTAAGTTGTCCATGCGATTCAAACGGAAATGACGTATTTGTTGCCGAAGTAGACAATGGGCAACAATGTACCAAATCCCTGAAATATTGACTAAACCATAAGGATTTACCGTACGTTTATTTTGTTCACTTTGATTCAGTTTACGATAAGAAAAAGAAACACATTGTTGTTCCTGAATAGATTCTTGTAATAGAAGAAGTTGTTTCTCTAGTTGTTCTTGAGCAAATGTTTGATGAGAGAAAGTACCGGAGAGGAAACGAAAAGTTCCTCTTAACTCCTTGACCTTCTTTTGCTGTTCAGAAGGGAGGATTGCTTCTAATTTTTCTTTAGCAGATTTTGCATGTGTAGAAAAAGCTGAGTCGAGATTTTGTTCGACATAATCACTTCCTAATAGAAGAGTTACTGCCTCTTCTGGTTTGAATTGAATGGGCGGCAAGAAATAACCATCCATTAAAGAATAACCTTGTCCAGGCATTGAAAAGATTGGGACACCTGATTCACTGAGTGCTTGCATATCTCTGTATATTGTTCTTTTACATATTTCAAATTTTTCAGCTAAGCTGTTAGCTGTGACGATTTGCTTTCTCTGTAATTCAATGAGAATAGAAAGTAAACAATCTGTTCGATTCATGAAATATCATCCTTCATATGTAATAAATATCCTTATTGTGAAGTTCTAAATATGAGTCAAATCTTCCTGCAAATAACAGACTTTTTTCTATGTATAATATTAATATAGTAAAATCATGCGAGCCTGTATTGCGGTTTCCAATAATATACTATATAATCTACTTAAGAAAACGTTTTCATACAAAGGGGGAGAATTTCGTGTCAACGATCGAGGACGTGGCGAAATTAGCGGGGTTATCAAGAACAACGGTTTCTCGGGTGATTAACAACCATCCGTATGTATCAGATGAGAAGAAAAAGAGAGTTCAATTGGCGATGAAGCATTTAGGATTCGTTCCTAATTCTGCAGCAAGAAGACTTCGTAAACAGAAAACAGAAACAATTGCAGTTCTTGTTCCAAGAATTACAAATCCTTTTTTCAGTAGATTTATTGAAGCAATTGAAATTGCTGCTTCCGAACATAAATATAAACTGATTATTTGTCAAACAAGATATTTACCAGAAAAAGAGATGGAATACTTACAACTGTTATCAACAAAACAAGTTGATGGTATTATCTTATGTTCACTTGAGAATCCATGGGAGAACGTGGAGCCATATTTACAACACGGTCCAATCGTGTTATGTAATGAATACATTGAAGAAGCAAATATTCCAACGGTTAAATTTGATCATGCGCAAGGGGCATACATAGCTGCGAAACATGTGCTAGAACAAGATTATCGCAACCTTATTTTTTGCCGTGGAAATGAAACAAAAGTAGTGAGCCAACAGCGAAAAATGGGCTTTTTACGTGCAATCACTGAAAAGAGCAAAGAAGTAGAAGCGATTGACTTTCTTGAAAACGCTTTCTCTTGGGAAGATGGAAAAAGAATATTCCATGAAGTATTAAAGGACAAAAAAAATCCTACCGCTATTTTGGCAGGAGGCGATGAAGTCGCAGCTGGAATTATCGCAGAAGCGAAACGCCATGGCTGGAGCATTCCTGATGATTTAGCTGTAGTTGGCTTTGATAATCAAATTTTATCACAGATTACAGAACCGGGTATTACAACGATTGAACAGCCAATTGATGAAATGGCTCATAAAGTTGTTGATTTAATGATGGATAAAATCCATACGAAAAATTATCGTAAAAAAGAATTGTATGAGTTTGAACTGGAGCTCTTGGTGAAAGGTTCAACGATGAAAAATACGATGTTACTAGCCTAGTAGACAATGTCTGCTAGGTTTTTCTTATGTTTACAAACTATTATTCTTCGTGAACGCAATCGTCACATTTATTATGATATGCTTCGTGTTGCTCATCAATTTCCTTCCCGCAGTGCGCACACGTTTTTGTTGGTAAATTTCTGAAAAATTCCATCGGTTGATCGATCATGTAAATCCCTCCATTTCCATTTCTTAGTATCATTGTATTAGTACAAAAATGAAATGTCAACAACTGTTTTATAACAAAGTGAAAAATAATGAAAAAGTTTAGGAAATGGATTATAGTTAACAATGTAGAGTGTAAGTAAAAATCTTTCTCATTAGAGGAAGAATACTGCATTTCTAGTGGTTTAGAAAGGATGGATACATATGAAAATGACTGTTGTTGGCTTTTGGGGCGGCTTTCCAGAAGTGGGAGAAGCAACGTCGGGGTATTTGTTTGAACACGATGGTTTTCGTTTACTTGTTGACTGTGGTAGTGGTGTACTAGCACAGATTCAAAAATATATAACACCATCTGATATAGATGCGGTTCTGTTGTCACATTATCATCACGATCATGTTGCGGATATTGGAGTATTGCAATATGCAAGATTAATTACAAGCATGGCAAAAGGGCAATTACCAGAACTACCGATTTATGGACATGGATTTGATGTGCAAGGATTCTCTTCCTTAACACATGCACCACACACGAAAGGGATTGTGTACAATCCGGAAGAAACATTACAGATTGGGCCGTTCTCTATTTCATTTTTAAAGACGGTGCATCCTGTTATATGCTATGCGATGCGTATTACGGTGGGAGATAAAGTTATCGTATATAGTGCTGATTCTAGCTACATTCCTGAATTTATTCCATTTACAAAAGATGCAGATTTATTTATTTGTGAGTGTAATATGTATGCACATCAGGAAGCTGCAAAAGCAGGGCATATGAATAGTACAGAAGTAGCGGATATTGCAAAGAATGCAAATGTAAAGGAATTACTGTTAACGCATCTGCCGCACACAGGAAACATATCTGATTTAGTAGAAGAAGCAAAACAAATTTTTGACGGCCGCATTACGCTTGCGCATAGCGGTTATGTTTGGAATTCATGAGGTGAGATATGATGTTATTTATTGATAATAAAGGAATTACAGATCCAACAATTAACTTAGCGATTGAAGAATACTGCGTGAAAAATTTAGATATTAATGAAACATACCTTTTGTTCTACATTAACGAACCTTCTATTATCATTGGAAAAAACCAAAACACAGTAGAAGAAATTAATGCTGATTATGTAAAAGAAAAAGGTATTCATGTCGTAAGGCGCTTGTCTGGCGGAGGCGCTGTATATCATGATTTAGGGAACTTAAACTTCAGCTTTATTACGAAAGATGATGGGGATAGTTTTCATAACTTTAAAAAGTTCACAGAGCCTGTTACGAAAGCGCTTGGAAAATTAGGTGTAAATGCAGAGCTTAGCGGTCGTAATGACATTTTAGCTGAAGGTAGAAAAATTTCAGGTAATGCGCAGTTTTCAACGAAAGGTCGTATGTTTAGTCACGGTACATTACTATTTGATTCTGAAATCGATCACGTTGTATCTGCACTCAAAGTAAAAATGGATAAGATTCAATCAAAAGGGATTAAATCAATTCGTAGCCGCGTAGCGAACATTACGGAATTTTTAAATGAAAAAATGACAACGGAAGAATTTAAACAGCTTCTTCTAGCGACGATTTTTGAAGGAGAAACAGAAATTCCAACGTATGAATT
This sequence is a window from Bacillus pseudomycoides DSM 12442. Protein-coding genes within it:
- a CDS encoding LacI family DNA-binding transcriptional regulator; protein product: MSTIEDVAKLAGLSRTTVSRVINNHPYVSDEKKKRVQLAMKHLGFVPNSAARRLRKQKTETIAVLVPRITNPFFSRFIEAIEIAASEHKYKLIICQTRYLPEKEMEYLQLLSTKQVDGIILCSLENPWENVEPYLQHGPIVLCNEYIEEANIPTVKFDHAQGAYIAAKHVLEQDYRNLIFCRGNETKVVSQQRKMGFLRAITEKSKEVEAIDFLENAFSWEDGKRIFHEVLKDKKNPTAILAGGDEVAAGIIAEAKRHGWSIPDDLAVVGFDNQILSQITEPGITTIEQPIDEMAHKVVDLMMDKIHTKNYRKKELYEFELELLVKGSTMKNTMLLA
- a CDS encoding YfmQ family protein, giving the protein MTTYFIVMLIILGGLKIIVTCLPSSVVKSLSSKFELHPKLSDAAVTVTIDGKQLEGKDKIQIIDQFNEAIFLEKYYFPPQSSGTPVVINTKKGKTDVRFSVYSYDDHVDVIKQYKKKVVGYSLRSKGLQNRSMLVTEDLA
- the yhfH gene encoding protein YhfH; amino-acid sequence: MIDQPMEFFRNLPTKTCAHCGKEIDEQHEAYHNKCDDCVHEE
- a CDS encoding YhgE/Pip domain-containing protein — its product is MRGFTLLGKEFTEIIKSKKILIPIIAVLFVPILYAGMFLLAFWDPYEQLDDLPVAVVNLDKGAVFDGKPIEVGKGLVDKLKDKKSFKWEFVSEKTAREGMENRKYYMLVRIPENFSDNATTLLKENPRPLNLEYIPNESLNFLSSQIGGTAIEKIKGEVSNTLTKTYAEKMFDSIKDVSKGFTDAKDGANKLHDGAGELQDGSGKVTDGLHTLQGKSGEMTAGIHKLLDGSGKVMNGLNTLNGKTGEMQSGIGKLLDGSGQVTNGLNTLISKSGEMQNGIGELSNGSSEIYQNLQLLASKSLVFNNGLQKASDGAAKLQTGADKLEAGLGQLQDGHGKLAAGVQDIQKGANDLKGGLQESLAGVTDMQNKLPELTHGSEQISKGANELEQGVSQWKANADSLYTKASQTADGAKQVDDGLAVLNEKIKSLPEESRKQLEPVMEELTAGSKKVVGGTGGIAEGTKGLAGQEGAGKIQVGAQKLADGANDLQNGQVLLKNGVDKLKGGQQQLAEGANKLANGLSYPKTGFVARFQTFGEKLGEAKNGASELAGGSKQLNSGISELAGGSPQLVDGVNQLTEGAGKLNGGLGKLSTGSGQLIDGVNQLANGSNQVTGGLGTLSAGANQMAGGVGQLADGSGQVTNGLGALSSGAGQLVDGVNKLADGSGKVTDGLVKVNDGSGELATKLGEGAEKTGKVKGTNKTYNMFADPVKVQTEKMAEVPNYGTGFTPYFLSLGLFVGALLLSIVYPLRDTVGVPKSGFSWFISKFGVLLSVGIIQALVADLVLLLGLGVEVQSVPYFILFSILTSLAFIALIQCLVTAFGDAGRFIAILTLIMQLTTSAGTFPLELIPKFLQHFNAWLPMTYSVSGFKAVVSSGDFGFMWQNAGILMIFIVILSLGTIGSLTWMHKRQFRNLVEEKSIEA
- a CDS encoding helix-turn-helix transcriptional regulator; this encodes MNRTDCLLSILIELQRKQIVTANSLAEKFEICKRTIYRDMQALSESGVPIFSMPGQGYSLMDGYFLPPIQFKPEEAVTLLLGSDYVEQNLDSAFSTHAKSAKEKLEAILPSEQQKKVKELRGTFRFLSGTFSHQTFAQEQLEKQLLLLQESIQEQQCVSFSYRKLNQSEQNKRTVNPYGLVNISGIWYIVAHCLLRQQIRHFRLNRMDNLQQEQTFFTKPENFYLPDYQPENNRTIIIHLLFPSHIAHKIIESRYFFIDSYEQKDDGFHVLLTSRSIDEVFPWVLSWGSQVKVLEPTILSEKLREEAKKMLQM
- a CDS encoding MBL fold metallo-hydrolase, with the translated sequence MKMTVVGFWGGFPEVGEATSGYLFEHDGFRLLVDCGSGVLAQIQKYITPSDIDAVLLSHYHHDHVADIGVLQYARLITSMAKGQLPELPIYGHGFDVQGFSSLTHAPHTKGIVYNPEETLQIGPFSISFLKTVHPVICYAMRITVGDKVIVYSADSSYIPEFIPFTKDADLFICECNMYAHQEAAKAGHMNSTEVADIAKNANVKELLLTHLPHTGNISDLVEEAKQIFDGRITLAHSGYVWNS
- a CDS encoding DUF6359 domain-containing protein — protein: MNLKKLVSILLSFILLISFTGTLVKAEERSALSVQDAIQMFKQQGSSKGVVEGYIVGYTESSSKYTKDPAKFGDTNVAIADSPNETDPAKIMPVQLPKGDVRTAVNVKDHPENVGKKVRLTGTLELYFNSPGLKSVTAYKFQGETENRVSDVTASPNGGEIAKGTAVTLTTNTEGATIYYTLDGSVPTNKSIRYNEPIVLNENSVLKAIGVKEGLSSSAVATFSFTVVKNEQVRIHDIQGASHISPYNGKKVRNVEGIVTALDKNGFYMQDSQPDNDPATSEGIYVYKKEANVAAGDLVQIDGEVEEFIGSGYADRFDTDLSITEIKASNIAVKANNQQLPSAIVLGENGVKIPDQIIDNDAFGVFDPNEDAIDFYESLEGMRVTMPTPQIVGPQKNGNLYVTIANGGDKVTTKYGTPLLGENQFNPERLSLKVPRDYVAKAGDKFTGDITGVVGYDYGAYRISPVTELPSVTDGGFKQVGANIQPRLGKLTVATYNIENFSANAKETSDEKVKAIAYSIKYNLKMPDIIGVQEMQDNNGSINDGTTDASLSAKRIIDAVQEIRGPKYEYVEVAPQNNQDGGAPGANIRVGFFYNPSRVKLADKPKLLETNPTRIGQENSLFDNTRKPLAAEFTFQGQNIVVVSNHLNSKLGDATPFGKIQPLVLKSEEKRIQLAQEANNFVKEIQKRDVNAPVVIVGDMNDFEFSKPLQALKAENMQDMLETVSKENRYTYIHDGNAQVLDHILVTNNIAPHTVVDPVHLNSNIMKEHGRVSDHDPVLAQIDLKKAS
- a CDS encoding DinB family protein, producing MNPNVILEKFESVAMYYIKELEKYSLEQLRRKPSEDEWSLGQMYNHLLTASNMQLDAIAKCTTDSATIDGKKTEMGEKIYAMGAFPPVQIKIPDRPGYTPENLTDKEEIKQALLQIIEKMKGIKPQLPSILANYKVAHPGLGYLNAVEWFQLIYMHFSHHLHQKERLEQHIILK
- a CDS encoding TetR/AcrR family transcriptional regulator, which produces MAVDRKRSIIEAATKSFSAFGYKATTMDQVAKLANVGKGTIYTFFKNKEELFGEIISNLITEMKQVAKEAIRPDVSFFENVHRALYNILEFRKEHQLMIKLIQEERDMGTKEVQDVMQQVDVEIVSVIQSYLEIAIEKGEISKCDPEITAFIMLRLYVSLIFDWEKNHEPLEKERIAELFELYLLKGLSN